ACGTAGCGTCCGCCCTCACCCGTATTTTGCCCTCGTAAAACGGTGTTCCCTGCTTGACGTGCACCAAAACGACCGGACGGGAAACAAAAATCTGACCCCACGCAGGGGAGCTCGTTAACAGCCCCTTCTTCTTGAGGTCGTAGAACTCGAACTGAACGTCATAATTCGGGTCGATGATGCGGGTGTACCATTTGAAACCCAGTCCCGTCGTGTGGCTTTCACTAAACCCCACCTGAGCCGTGGGAAGTGGCCTCCCGGTTGCATCAATACCGAAATCAAGATTCAGCCCCCAGTTCACCGCGGATTGAGATGTTGAACCACTATCATCGGGTCTGAAGCTACCGTACCCGATAAACGCATCGTCGGAATTCAACACCGTAACCCTGTCTTTAACCTCCTTGACTGCAATCTTGAAGTCCGAGGGAAGATCCCTATCAGACGGAACCTCCGCCGAATGGGTTATGGCTACGTAGTAGACGTACTGACCCCACTCCCCGTAGGTGCCCCAAAACTCGGCTCCAACGCCGTTGTAAACCGTTGCCTTTCGGACGATCCAGGGGGCAGTGGCGACCTCTATCTCCCGGGAGGTCCTCAACGAGAGTATCGCCCCCAAGTATTTCCAAGCCCGGGGAGGCTCGTCTGAAAGGGCGCCTTTCACTTCAAGGGGCGTGTTTTCAAACTTACTGACCTCTGAATAGAAGTCCTTCGTAAGGGTCTTGACATCTAAGTCATCACTATCATACCCAAAGTAATACAGCGGTACATACGCGCCCGAAGGAAGGGGCCTCAGAGCGATTCCAACGAAGGTGGCGTCACCGAATTCCTCGAACTTTATTCTGAGTGTCAGCCTATCCCAATACTTCTGAAGGAACTGCTCGGCCAGATGTAGGCTTAGCTTGCCCGTGAACGTTTTCATGATGATACCTTTCTCATGGCCGGGAAGAGGAGATATCGAGATTCCATCAGAGGGTATTGAGGAAGTTTTGGTAGGCTTCACAGTGTCTGACGCACTTACAAGAACCATTCCAACCATCAGCAGTCCGAGAAGGACTGCAATCAGGGGCTTCCACTTCACCGAGTTTACCTCCGCCAAGTTGTTTGCAGTATCCTCTAAAGCAACTTATCCTTATAAATTTTTCCTTTTACTTTTAGTAAAAATTCTTCCTTTTTTTCAGAGTATAGATTTATTCAGAGTGAGATATTGCTTTTAGAATTGGTCAAAAGAAGCCCGAGTAAAAGAGTTGCATGGCAGTGCAATTGACAACAAAGTCGCGTAGAGTGTCTTATCCTTTACTCCCTTTAAGAACCACGGAAATTCCCAACCCGCCATTAATTCAACCCCACCCTGTAAAACCTTTTCTCAGAAAACTCCTTAAAGGGAAGGCTTTTAGCCATTTTCGGTGTTTTCTATGCTCACTGACGAGGAAACGTTTAAGAAAGATGTTCTCTCCAGAATTCCACTCCGAAGCGAGCCTCCACTTCACCCAAATTGGCTTCATCTAGAAATGATCGAGCGCTTCAGGGTTCTCAGGTTCGCCCCGATAAAGCCCGGCATGAACGTCCTTGAAATCGGCTGTGGTGCGCACGCATTAACGACTGTCCCGCTCGCCTACCTCGTCGGCGAAACCGGCCGCGTTGTTGCCGTGGACCTGAGCAGATGGCGCTTCTTCGAGGAGATAACCTCTGCGGCTGGCTTAAAGCGCAGGATAATCCCGCTCAAGGCCGACGCGAGGGAGCTGCCGTTTCCATTTAAGGCCTTCGATTTAGCCGTTCTCGTTCATGGAGTTAGAAGCCTGAAAAATGAGAAAACGATGGTTAGGGTCTTCTCAGAGATGCTCCGGGTCGCGGAGAAGGTCTCCATAGCGGAGAGTCCCCCTCATAGCCAACAACGAGCGTCAGGCACACCTTGAGCTCTACAACCCCCGTGAGGGTATCTTTGAGGCGCTCTTTGGCGAGAAGGACGACCTGCACTATCCAACGCTTGAGAAACTCCGGGAGCTCGTTGAGGGAGCTGGCGGAATGGTAATCGAGAGCGGAACCTTCGAGCCGGCTTTGCCGCACTACCTAGCTTATATCCCAAGGGAGTACGTGGCAAAGATTGAAACAAGAAGAAGCGCGTCGAGCTTTTGGAGAGGTGGGAAAAAGCCTACAAGGAATGGAAGAAATGGGCGGAGCACCCGCCAGTCGGCTGGCTGTTTGCGAAGTAGTCATCTTCCTTCTTCACCTTCAGTATTCTCGGGCGTTGCCGTCACCTCCGCCTTCTCCCCCTTCGGCAGGAGGAAGGAGAGCAGGGCGCTGATGACGAGGATCCCCATCATGAAGATTACCGCCACCTTCATCGTGTCTATGAAAGATGTGTTCACCATCTTCACCACGATGTCGTGGTACTCGGGCGGAATGTTTAACTCACCCTGCTGCATCTTGAGTATCCACTGTATGACGGCGTCCTTTATCTGCTCCTTGCTCCCCTCGATGATGCCGGACTCGTAGATCTGCCTCGCGATGCTGTGGATTATACCGAGGACGAGGACGGCACCGATGAAGGCCGTTCCGAGGGACAGGCCGAACTGCTTCTGGGCGTTGAAGACGCCGGAGGCGTCCGCCTGCTGCTCCGGCTTCGCCCCCATCATTGCCAAGTTGGTTATCTGGGAGAATATCAGCCCGAAGCCCGTTCCGTAGAGGGCCAGGCCGAGGGCGAAGTCGCTCCCTTCAACCCCTGGCTTGAGAACGCGGAGGAGGAGGTAGAGGCCGACGAAGGTGAGGGCTATGCCGAGCTGGATTATCTGCTTGGGGGTGAGGTACCTCGCGAACCTCTGGCCGCTCATCGAGAAGATGAACATCATTATCGAGAGCGGAACTATGACGAAACCCGTCTCAATGGCGTTGTAGTGGAGGTACTGCTGGACAAAGACGGGCACGGTGAACATTATGCCCGCCAGGGTCATCTGGAAGAAAATGCTGACGAGGTTCGCCACCGTGAAGACCTTGGACTTGAAGATGTCCACGTCTATGAGAACGTCCAGCCCCCGCTCCTTCCTGCGCTTCTCGTACTTCCAGAATGCCGCCAGCACCACCAGGCCGGCGACCATGAGGAGCAGAACCGGCGGGTTGGAGAGCGGGTCCATTATGAGGACCGAAAGTGTGAGCAGGAAGAGGCCGATTCCGACGAGGGCCGCTCCGACCACGTCGAGATTCATCTCCTTCTCCGGCCTGTAGTCGGAGAGTATCTTCATGTAGGCGAATATCGCCGCGGCGATGAAGGCCTCCATGAAGAAGCCGAGACGCCAGGTGATGTAGGTCGTGAAGAAACCACCAATAATCGGACCGAATGCCGCGGCGGCCCCGCCGACGCCGCCCCAGACGCCGAAGGCGAAGGCCCTGTCCTTGCCGGTGTACTCCTTGGTTATATAGGTGACCGTCGCCGGCATCATCATTGAGGCGCCGATGCCCTCCAGGATTGACCACCCCAGGAGAAGAACGGCGAGGTTTGGAGCGAGGGCCGCCATGAGTGTTCCGACCGTGTAGATGACCAGTCCGCGGAAGAAGACCTTCTTCGTGCCCCAGATGTCGGCCAGCTTCGCGCCTGTTATCATGAACGCCGCCATTACAAGGGCGTAGAGGGTTATCGCGCTCTGGACACCCGTCACGGTCGTGTTGAGGTCGGCGACGAGGGCGCTTATTGAGACGTTCATCATCGTCGTATCGATGAACATGATGAAGAGCGCCGCACTCATGATCATGAGGACTCCCCATTTGGACTGTCCCATGCTGTTCACCGGAGGATAATTAGGGGGAGTGATGTTATAAAACTTGCCTAACCATTCTCAACGACGACTTCAACGCGGCCCATGATTATTACCATGAGAAAAAGCAAAAGAATCGCGACCTTCAGGGCAGTTGAAAGCCACCTTGGATACGAGAGGGGACATCTGCATCGGAGCGGAGGGTCGTCCCATCGTCGAAGACTTTCGCATCGGGGTACATTCTGAGGAGCGAAAGGACCATGAGGAAATCACCCGCTATGCCAGCCGTGTTGAAGACATAGGCGAGAGCCCAGAAGTTGGAACGGAGGAGCCAGGCCAGGGACAGGAAGGTGGCCGATAGGAGGAGCGGGGCAAGCGAGACAACGGCGTATTCCCTCGCGCGAAGGGGAGTTTCAATGGTTATGAAAGGAGCAACGATGAGCTTTCCAAAGGTGGTAATTCCGAACCGAACCTTGGCACCAAAAACTTTGGCAACAAGGCATGCAGCCCTTCGTGGAGCGGAACGAGAACCACCCAAGGTAGAACAAGGAGGTAAAGGAAATCACCGAGGGAACCTATCGAGACCTCCAGCCACGGCACCGCCAGGGCCGAAACGACGAGTAGCAGAAAAGAGAGAATAACGACGTCGGAGGAATAATCCGAGAGCCTCAGCTCCCCCATCAGAACTCCCTCTCGACGAGGAACTCGGCGAGCAGCTCCAAATCCTTCCTGGCTTCGCTCTCGGGGAGTATCTTTAAAGCCTCATTCGCTTCCTTCACGAGGTTCTTGGCGTATTCCGCAGCGTAGTCTATGCTGCCGTACTTCCTGAGGAGTTCAATGGCCTTAGCGACTTCCTCCTTTACTTTCTCATCGTGTATGAGGGCGTCGCCCTTGGCGTCGCCGGCGTACTTTCCGAAGACCTTCAGGAACTCGGCCTTGTCCTCCTCGCTGGCTTTGCTGAAGAAGTGGCTGACTATCAGCGTCTTCTTGCCCTTCCTAATGTCGCTGCCGACGGGCTTTCCGAGCTTCTCCTCATCTGCTACCAAGTCGAGAACGTCGTCCCATATCTGGAAGGCTACCCCGACGTTCATTCCCCACCTGGCTAGGGCCTTTATGTACTCCTCGTTATCGGTCCCGACTATCGCGCCTATCTCCGCGGAGCCCTCAAAGAGAGCCCCTGTCTTGCCGCTTATCATCTTGAGGTACTCATCGACCGTAACCTCCTCCCTGGTCTCGAACTCGATGTCGAGGGCCTGTCCCTCGCAGAGCATGTTGGAGGTCCTGACGAGAACGTCAAGAATCCTTGCCTTCTTCTCGGGGCTCACCCCGGCCCTAGCGATGGCCTCGAAGGCCTTGCTGAAGAGGAGGTCTCCAGCCAGAATCGCCATGTTCACGCCCCAGAGCTTGTGAACGGTGGGCCTTCCGCGCCTCAGCTCGTCCATGTCCATTATGTCATCGTGGACTAGGGAGTAGTTGTGTATGAACTCGACCGCCGCCGCGGGATAGAGCGCCTTCTCTGGGTCTCCGCCCACAGCTTCCGCCGCACGGAGAACCACGAAGGGCCTAACGCGCTTTCCGCCGGCGAGCGGATAGTGTCTGGACGCCTCATAGAGGGCCCTCGGCTCCTTCTCGGGGATAAGCTCAAAGATGACCTCATCAACGTCTCTGGCCAGCTCCTTAACCCTTGCGAACAGCTCATCGTACCTGCCCATTCTATCACCCCGTGAGAGATGAAAGTAACCAAATGAGGAAAAGGTTCAACCTTTATGAGCTTTGCTATAATCACACCAAATAAAAAGGAAGAAAAGTTTTCAACGGGCCCAATTGCGAAGCTCAACCGTTTTCTTTTTTGATGTATCTGAAAGTACCCCTGCAGTAAAATCCGGTTCCTTCAAGAAGCCCAAAGTACACACAGCCACCGGGGTATATCCTCGCCCACCCGTGAATCACGTCGCACAGGCACTCGGGGTCCCGGTCAAACCTCCTCCTGAAGATGACCTCGGAACCATTGAAGAGCAACACCTCGCCATAGTTCGGACTACCGTCTTCGTAGGGCATCTGAAAGCCGAAAACTGTGTAGTTACCCGCGGAGAGGAGAAACTCGTTGTTCACCCGGTATCTCCCGGAGGAAGAAAAATTAAACCTCTCGACTAAGCCGTTACCCCCGTAGACGTACAGGTAATTGCAAACGTCTCCAGCAGACACCGGAAGGGATACCATGTTTCCAAAACTCCTCGGGAGTTCCGCTATGAAAAGGTATTCACTGCTATTCGAGATCAGTATCCTCGGGTAGGACACGCCTTTTTCGTAGCCCTCTCCACCGTCATCGGTTCGCGTTATCTCCCAGATGTAAGGAGGCTGGGGTTCGTGCACCCAGAGAAGATGACCCGTATAATCGTACGCTTCTATTCTCGTCACCCCAACCATGGCGGTGATGTTCCGGGAATCCTCCTCGTAAGTCCTGCCAATCCTGACATTTACAATGGGAATACCCCTGACCTCAGGAACCGTTTCAACCACCACGAACCCCCACGGGAAGAAATACGCCTCTGAAACGTTCAGGAAAACTTTAGTGTCGTCCCTAAAAATCACGTAGCCGTAGGTGGCCCGCACCACGGTAACGTTTCCGTACTCGGCCAGGGTATCGAGTTCGATAACTCCGTACGGCACCTCAGTTAGTGGATAGGTTGGGTTTGCCGAGCCACTAGGGGCCGAAGTACCCGAGGCGTCGGTGTTCTCAACGTCTTCAATACACGCAGATGAAAAAACAACAAGAATTAGCAGTATGGACACCATGGTTTTCCTCATATCCACCAGTCCCCCGCTGCCTCAATCCGCTCTTGGTGCCAAATGTTAGAGGATATTTTCAGTACCCCATAGGTTCCACTTGTGGTGAAGGGTGCAATAGATTTTTGACTAGCATGACTTATAAATATTCCCTTATTCTGGGGTAACAAAAACCCACGCACTTCAGCCACTACCACCAGCTACCAAAAAGTAGAATTATGAAAAGAGGTTCAGTATAACTCTACGGAATCTCCACCTTGTAGCCGTTCCTCGAAACGAAGACGTCCCTGCCTATGAGGTATCCCTCCTCCTCGGCCAGTTCGGCGTAGTGGGTGAGCATTCTGAACTCACCGTGGGCGGGAACGATGTTCTCGGGATTGAGCATTCTTATGAGGTAGCGGTGGTCCTCCCTGCTGGCGTGGCCGGAGACGTGGAGATCCTTGATCATTCTGACTCCCTTCATCTTGAGCTTCGTCTCGAGGACGTAGCGCTGTGCCCTGTTGAGGGGGTTCGGTATCGTTCCGGCTGAGAAAACAACCGTGTCCCTCTTCCCGATGTCGTAGAGCTCGCCGTTGGCCATTCTGGTAAGTATCGCTCCCGGCTCGCCCTGGTGGCCAGTAACGATGAGAAGGTAGTTCTCCCTTGCCCCTGAGACCTCGGCGAGAACCTTCCTTATGGCGTTCGGGCTCCTCACCGCGCGGGCACCCTTCATTCTTATCAGCCCAAGCTGCTTGGCTATGCCGGTGTACTTCGCCAGCGAGCGGCCGACAAAAACTGCCTGCCTGCCCATCTTGTTGGCTATCCATATGAGCTCCTGGAGCCTGGAGATGTGGCTGGCGAAGGTGGTCGCTATCAACCCGTCGGCCTCCATTCCCTCGTAGAGGAAGAAGTCCTCGAGGAGCATCTGGGCAACCGCTTCACTTGGCGTTTTGGTGGGCTCGGAAACGCGCGTTGATTCCGGAATGAGAACCTTGACGCCCTCCTTGCCGAGCTCCTTAAGGCGCTTGTAGTCAGGCCTCTCGCCGAGCGGGTTGTTGTTGTCGAACTTGAAGTCGCCCGTGTGAACCACCGCCCCCTCGGGCGTGTGAACAACCACCATGGCCGCCTGGGGAATGGAGTGAGTTATTTGGACGAACTCTATCGCCAGGTTCTCACTCACCTGGACTATCTCACCAAACTGGGTCTCGTACATCGGGTTCTTGACCTCGAAGTACTGCTCGCTCTTGACCTCGCTCTTGGCGAGCTTTATCGTGTAGGGAGTGCCGTAGATCGGAACGTCCGGGTAGTGGGGGGCGAGCTTGCCGATGGCCCCGATGTGGTCGAGGTGACCGTGGGTGAAGGTTATGGCGACGACCTTCTTGTTCCTCAAGATCGAGTCATCTGGAATGGCGCCGAGCTTCTGGAGCTCCTTGGTGGGGAACTGCTGAATGTTCACGTCCTCATGAATGAGAACGCGGTCGAGCCTTATGCCCATGTCGATTATGACGACCTCTTCCCTACCGCCATTGGAGTAACCGACGGCGGTCATGTTCTTGCCGACTTCCTCGTAACCGCTAATGGTGTAGATTTTTATCATGTCTATTCCTCCTGCTTCCCCAGGCCTCTCCCGAGGCGTGGGGCTGCGTTGGTCTTAGTTGTGGACAGGGGTTTAAAAAGGTGTGCGTTCCCGGGTAGAGAAGAGAAAGCCCAGCGCCGAAGCGGAGACTATGGCGGTGGGGACAACGATGAAGGAACCACAGATGGACTCGACAAAGCGGAAAAGGAGAGGCCTCCTCAAAGCCATCACCTGTTCCTGAGGTACGCCGGCAGGTCAATCCTCTGCTCGAGCCACTCCCTCGTGAAGCCCGTAACCACGAGCGGAACCTTTCTGAGCTCCTCAACGTTTTTAGCCCCAACGAGGAACATTGCATTGCGAATCTCCTCGATGTAGCGCTGAAGGACTTTGATTACCCCCTCAACGTCGCCCTTGACGGCCGGCCTGAGGAGCGGCAGTGCAACGCCGGCAAAGGTGGCACCCATCGCCAGAGCCTTCGCCATCGTTATTCCGTCGCGCATTCCGCCGGTGGCGATAATTGGCAGATCCGTTGAGTAGCGGACCTCTGCGACGCTTATTGCCGTCTTAATCCCCCAGTCCCAGAAGCGAAGGGCAAGGTTCCTACCCATCTCGTCCTTTGCGCGGTAGTACTCGACGGCGCTCCAGCTCGTCCCTCCGAGGCCGCCGACGTCGATGGCATCTATGCCTATGCTCTCGAGCCTTATAGCCACCTCCATTGAAACGCCGGCACCGGTTTCCTTCGCTATTATCGGGTACGGAAGCTCGGCCTTTAGTTCCGCCAGAGCTTTCAAAACACCCCTGTACTGCGTGTCCCCCTCCGGCTGGACGCTCTCCTGGAGCGGGTTCATGTGGATTGCAAGAGCGTCCGCCTGAATAGTCTCGACGGCCTTCAAAGCCTCCTCGATGCCGTAGCGCTCCTGGATCGTCTCGGAGAACTGGGGAGCGCCAAGGTTGCCGACGAGGAAGACGTCCGGAGCGACGTCGCGAACGTAGTAGCTCTCCCAGGTTTCCGGCTTCCTTATCATCGCCCTCTGGCTTCCGACGCCCATCGGTATGTTCAGCTCCTGGGCTGCCTTGGCGAGGGTCTTGTTTATCCTTCCCGCGAGCTGGGAACCCCTGGTTCCTCCCGTCATTCCTGCTATGAAAATCGGGTAGTCGAACTTCCTTCCAAGGAACTCAACGCTCAAATCGACCTCGTCCTTGTCTATCTCGGGCAGGCTCATATGGACGAAGTGGACATCCTCAAAACCGTTGCTCACGTGGGCCTGGACGTTCCTCTTAAGGCAGTGCTCTATGTGCTCGAACTTCCTGATGATAGTTAGCTCCTCCCTATCAAAAGCCTCCATTTCAACCACCGGAGAAAGTTGAGGCGGGAGGTTAAGAGGTTTTTGGGCCTTCATTAACCGCCAGCGGAGGAACACGGCAACGTTGCGTTGAAGACCCTCACCTCCACCCAGCCGCCGCGCTCACCGAGGTACATCTCGACCCAGTGGGAGGTGTTGAAGTCAAAGAGCACCTCCAGGGTGCCGTTGCCGAAGACGGGATAGTCTGGGCCGAGGTGAAGCTCCGGCCGGAGGTCGATGTAATCCGGATTAACCCCCTCTCCACCGGTGTCGTGGAAGTACGCGAGGATTACGGGGATAACCGAACAGCGGGACCAGTTTGTGGCCCTAATGGGAACCTCTATCCTGCCGCCGCTCACGTTTGGGGGAACGAGGTAGACCGCCCTCACCATCTCAACCTTCGGAACGGCCCAGCCGGGGGTGTCGTAGTACCAGACGGTGTAAATAATCTCGCTCCCGTTCACCTGCCTTCCCGATGGGTAAACGGTGAGGTTCACCCCTGGAAAGCCACCTATGATAGGGTAAACGCCTCCGGATATATGGACCCCTGAGGGATAGAACAGAAAAATCGAGTCGCGGCCGCTCACGAGCCGCTCCAGGGGCTTCCTCTGGAGGTACCATTCGACTACAAAGGCCGATCCGTTCGGCGTCTCCACACGGGAACCATTAATCTCAAGGTCATCGGGACTGGCCATGAAGTTCTTCAGCAGGCCCAGTTCCGCGGCCCTTTCAATGCCGAGGAACGTCCACCCGAAGACGACGAGCACGAGTATGAGTGCCAGAGTCTTTTTCACCATCGCGGATCCCGATGGGGATAATCCAGAAGAGAATAAAAGGTTTACGCTTGAAAGGCGTTACAAGGCTATTCTCGTCCCGAAGCCGTCGCCCCTTATTGCCCCGCTCAGTCTTCCATAAACCTTCCCGTTCACGAACCAGACCTCCGAGTGCTCGGCTATCTTCTTGGCCTCCTGGAGCTTGTTGCAGATGCCACCGGTGACGTCCGTCCCCGCGGCGGTGCAGTGGAGCCTCTCTAGGAGGAAGTCTATCTCCTCCTTCTGGAGCTCCTGAATCATCTCTCCCTCACCGGGCTTTCCGTCGTAGATTCCATCGACGTCCATGAGGAATATAACCTTGTCTGGCTCGAGCATCTTGGCGAGGTATGTGATGATCTGGTCGCCGGAAAGTATGTCGATGCCCTTCGCCAGGTCGATCGAAACGTCGCCGAAGAGAACAGGAATGAACTTCAGCTCGAGGAGCCGCTCGATGACCTCCAGGTCACCGTAGGCAACCTCTCCATTCTCGGTGATGAAGACTGAGGAGGTCGAGACCGAGAAGGCGGGAAGGTTTTCCCTGAGGAAGGCCTCTATGAAGCTGGCGTTAGCTCTAAGCATCGCCTGGTGGGTTCTTGTAAACCCTATCCTCCTGAGGTGAGCCTTCTTCCAGTTCCCGGGAAGGCCCTCCCTTATTCCGTACCTCTTCGCCTCAGGGTGACCAAAGCTCCCTCCCCCGTGAACGACTATGAAGCTCTCGTCGGGATAAAAGGAAGCGATCTCCATCGCTATGTTCCTGACGGTCTCACCCTCAAAGTTCTCCGGCTCACCCTTCTTGTCGCTGAAGACGCTTCCCCCAACCTTGACGATTATCATGGCAGAACCTCCTCTATGCGAAGCCCCTCTCCGCTTATGCGCGTTATCATCGGCGTTCCACCGGCTATGGTTATGGCCGTTGCCACTTCGCTCTGGTTCTCCGGGGCAAGGGCGTACATGCAGCCACCGCCGCCGGCGCCGGTTATCTTGGCACCCAGCGCTCCGGCGGTCCTGGCGGCATAGACCAGCTCGCTGAGCTTTTTAGTCGAGACTCCGAGGGCATCTAGGAGACCGTGGTTTATGTTCATCAGCCTTCCGAGCTGGGCAAAGCGGACGTCTTCGTCAAGCTCCGAGAGGAGCACGTCCCGGGCCTTCTCGACTATCTTACCCATAGCCACGAGTACCGGCTCGATGACCTCAGGCATCTCCTCGTAGGTTCTCCTCACCATCGCGACGAGTTCCTTCGTTGAGCCGCTCGAGCCGGTGTAGCCGACAACGATGGGCAGTTCCATGAAGGGTAAACGCTCGAACTTCCCTTTCTCGTAGTGAATGAAGCCACCAATGGCAGAGACGGTTGGGTCTATTCCGCTCGACGCCCCCTGAACGAGGAGCTCAACCTGGTGGCCGAGCTTTCCTACCTCCTCGTTGCTCAGCTCGAGGCCGAGGAGCCTTGAGACCGCCCCGATGGTCGCCACAGCCACCGCCGCCGATGAACCGAGGCCGGCACCGACTGGAATTTGGGACGTTATCGAGACGGTTATGCCCCTTCCGTTAGCATCGGCCTCTTCTCTCACCAGTTCTATCGCCTGGCGGACGTAGCTGAGAACCTCAGCGGCTTTGCCGTAGTCGCTCTCGAAGTAAATCTCGTCCTCGGAGAATGAAACGGTTAAACCTGGGACGCGTATGTCCTTCGCCTCTATCCGTATTGCCCCCTTATCGTTGAACTCTGCCCACACGTAGGTTCTCAGGTCGATGGCGGCCGCTATCGCTGGCTTTCCATAGACAACGCTGTGCTCGCCGAACAGGATAATCTTCGCCGGAGCGGAAGCCAAAACCCTCATTTTGAACCCTCCCGGAGTGAAAGGAGTGAAAGTTTATGTGGCTTTTGGTTCTACCTTCTCATCACGATGCTCGCGTAGCCCACAACCGCATCGGTTGAACGGCTCACCTCGTAGCTCGTCGTGTAGTGGAGGAGCTCGGCCTCAAGCGCTCCAGCGGAGCGCGAGTAAACGATTGCGGTTCCAACAGCCCCCGGCCCGCACATCGTATGGTTCATCTCACGGAGCTCTCTAAACAAGCCGTCCACGTCGAAGTCGAGGATTCTCCTGACGAGCCGGAAGTCCCACTCCTTTATCCTGTGGGGGAGCTCGTCGGCCCTAACGCGGAAGGGCACGTAGCCGTACATAGCTCCATAGTGCATAAAGTCCGTGCTCGCTATAACAACAACGTCCCTGCCGAGCTCCTGCGAGGCTTCAAAGATTGCCCTCCCAAGGGCCCTCGAAACCTCCTCGTCCTGGATTCCGAGGGTTATTGGGACTATCCTGACCTTCTTTCCGGCGAGTTCGGCCAGATACTGAATGAAGGGAACTTGAACCTCGATGGAGTGCTCGTACCTGTGGGCCAGCTCGTCTAAATCGGCTATGCCCGAGAGCCTGGCTATGGCCTTCGCCATCTCCGCATCAACTTCGATTTCTCCGAGCGGGGTCAACCACTCGCCGGAGGGATAGACAGCTATCGGCGAGCCAAGGCCGGTGTGGTTTGGACCGAGGATTACGAAGGTCTCCGGGAGACCGTCCTCAAAGATTGCCTTGTAGGTTCTCGATGCAGTGTAGCCGGAGAATATATAACCCGCGTGAGGTGCAACGCCAGCGGTGATTCTTCTCTCGCTTCCCTCCTCTCCCAGGTCATTGAAGAACTCCTCCAGCATCTCGATGAGGCTTTCATCAGCGGGATAAAAGCTTCCAGCCACAGCTGGATACCGAACCTCCGTCATTCTCTCACCTCCGACAGGTACTGGGCTTCAAACTTTAAATACCTTCAACCCGTCCCGGACGCTGAGAGGATTCCGAAGAATACTACCACCCAAGGCTTTTTTAGGTCAGAGGTCTATACCGGTATCACAACGGCGATGGGTGGTCACAATGGGAGAGAAGTTCGTTTCAGCTGAGAGGCCGCAGACGGAGGAGGGCTATCAGTACCACATAGCCTGCAAGCCCGGCGACGTGGCAAGGTACGTCCTCCTCCCCGGCGACCCCGAGAGGGTGCCGAAGATAAGCTCGCTCTGGGACGAGGCCAAAGAGATGGCCTTCCACCGTGAGTACAGAACGCACACGGGTAAGTACAAAGGCGTGCCGATAAGCGTGACCTCGACAGGGATAGGCGGACCCTCAACGGCGATAGCGATTGAGGAGTTAGCGGCTATAGGGGCCGACACCTTCATTAGAGTCGGCTCGACCGGTGCAATCCAGCCCGGAATGGAAATCGGGGACCTGATTATAGCTAAAGCGGCCGTCAGGCTTGAGGGGACGTCAAAGCAGTACGTAAGGGTCGAGTACCCTGCGGTGGCCGACTTGGAGGTCACTTTAGCGCTCATCGAGGCCGCTGAAACGCTGGGCGTTCGCTACCACATCGGCATAACAGCCTCAACCGACAGCTTCTACCTCGGCCAGGGGAG
This Thermococcus cleftensis DNA region includes the following protein-coding sequences:
- a CDS encoding isopentenyl phosphate kinase, whose product is MIIVKVGGSVFSDKKGEPENFEGETVRNIAMEIASFYPDESFIVVHGGGSFGHPEAKRYGIREGLPGNWKKAHLRRIGFTRTHQAMLRANASFIEAFLRENLPAFSVSTSSVFITENGEVAYGDLEVIERLLELKFIPVLFGDVSIDLAKGIDILSGDQIITYLAKMLEPDKVIFLMDVDGIYDGKPGEGEMIQELQKEEIDFLLERLHCTAAGTDVTGGICNKLQEAKKIAEHSEVWFVNGKVYGRLSGAIRGDGFGTRIAL
- a CDS encoding mevalonate kinase, which produces MRVLASAPAKIILFGEHSVVYGKPAIAAAIDLRTYVWAEFNDKGAIRIEAKDIRVPGLTVSFSEDEIYFESDYGKAAEVLSYVRQAIELVREEADANGRGITVSITSQIPVGAGLGSSAAVAVATIGAVSRLLGLELSNEEVGKLGHQVELLVQGASSGIDPTVSAIGGFIHYEKGKFERLPFMELPIVVGYTGSSGSTKELVAMVRRTYEEMPEVIEPVLVAMGKIVEKARDVLLSELDEDVRFAQLGRLMNINHGLLDALGVSTKKLSELVYAARTAGALGAKITGAGGGGCMYALAPENQSEVATAITIAGGTPMITRISGEGLRIEEVLP
- a CDS encoding MEMO1 family protein; this translates as MTEVRYPAVAGSFYPADESLIEMLEEFFNDLGEEGSERRITAGVAPHAGYIFSGYTASRTYKAIFEDGLPETFVILGPNHTGLGSPIAVYPSGEWLTPLGEIEVDAEMAKAIARLSGIADLDELAHRYEHSIEVQVPFIQYLAELAGKKVRIVPITLGIQDEEVSRALGRAIFEASQELGRDVVVIASTDFMHYGAMYGYVPFRVRADELPHRIKEWDFRLVRRILDFDVDGLFRELREMNHTMCGPGAVGTAIVYSRSAGALEAELLHYTTSYEVSRSTDAVVGYASIVMRR
- the udp gene encoding uridine phosphorylase, whose protein sequence is MGEKFVSAERPQTEEGYQYHIACKPGDVARYVLLPGDPERVPKISSLWDEAKEMAFHREYRTHTGKYKGVPISVTSTGIGGPSTAIAIEELAAIGADTFIRVGSTGAIQPGMEIGDLIIAKAAVRLEGTSKQYVRVEYPAVADLEVTLALIEAAETLGVRYHIGITASTDSFYLGQGRPGLNGYFPSFARNILDDLRQARVTNFEMEAATLYTLASIYGLRAGCVCAVFANRVTNEFGKAGEKEAALVASEAVKILAEWDEEKEKKGKKVWFPGLRRI